From the genome of Chengkuizengella sediminis:
ACAATTTCATTAGCACCAGCATTTGTACTCCCAAACGCACTCGTTACCCCGACTAAACCAATTCCTACTGCCAATACAATAGCTGTAACAGATTTTTTTAATGACATTATTTTAAACATATTAATCCTCCTTATTTTTCTATTTTTAAATTCTTTTTTGTTCAGTATTCTAATCAATGTGAGAATGGTTTCAGGACTTCAGTTTGATTCTTAAAACAATTATCATTTCATTTGAATCTACTGGGGGAATCTCCCAGAATGCTTTTATCAATTTCCACTCTTCCGTTGATTTTTTTTACATTTCAACACCTCCCTACAACTGTAGTCCGTAAGTATATACTACAACTGTAATCTTTTCTTGTCAATAGTAATGATTAAAAAAATGCTCTGAAAACTAAAATCAACCCTGAAAATCCTAAGATGGGATTTGAATTGCCTTCAATCGTAAAAAAACCTCCAAAACCACTTTATTTGTGATTTTAGAAGTTTTTTGGTGAGTTCTTTTTATTATTTATTTAACCAACGAATTTAAAGTTCACGTCGTTATTAATAAATGATTAAATTCATTCCAAAAAGCCAAATACATTTCTTTTTCATACTTATCTTCAAACTTTTTATCAGCACTTTTATCAAAATATTGTTTCGTTGATAATGCAAATGATACGATTTGGTTTTTGTACTCTTCCCGAGTTACTTCAACAGATAGATTCGGATAAGATTGATATCCATCTTTAGAATTTGTTGATGTAATTTTTATAAAATCACTTAACTTAACCATATTATTTGCATGTTCTACTGACCAGTGAATAGATATTGGACATCCAATCATTAATATTAAACCACAACCATGTAAAATTAACCCCTCTGATGTTTCAGGACTAGAATTAATATCTTGTCTTAAACTTCTTAATAAAGATAATGCTGATTCGCTAATTCCCCACTCTTCATCTAGATCTGGAGCTGTAATGATTGTATTATTCACTCTTAAGTTAATTTGACCATGAGAACATAAGTCAACCTCTTCATTCTTATCTTCTATCCAATGTTGATTTACAATTGAAATATGAAATAACTCACTCAATATATATTCCCTCCAATTTAAAATGGAAACAGCAGTGGTATCATGATGAGCATCACAATACCAAGAACGAGTTGCAATGGAACGCCCACTTTTACATAATCAGAAAAAGAGTATCCTCCTGCTGTCATGACTAAAGCATTTGTAGGTGAAGCAACTGGAGTGGCAAATGCCATGCTGGCAGATATAGCTACTGCCATTAAAAAAGGATAAGGACTTACACCTAAATTAATACCTGTTGTGATCGCTATAGGAGCAAATATAACTGCTGTAGCCGTATTACTTATAAATTGGCTTAATAACATCGTAATCAAATAAAAACCAATTAACAGAGGATAAGTTCCCAGCTCACCTATCGTTGATAACAATCCATCTGATATGTATTCAATGCCACCTGTTTTTTCTAATGCTGTAGCCATGGGTAACATGGCAGCTATTAATACAACTGCTTCCCAATTTACTTGTTGATATGCTTCTGAAATGGATTTAATACATCCTGTTATGATCATCAAAAAAGCAGAAATCATAACAGCTACTACAGTGGGTACTAGCTCTAATATCATCATGGAAAGCATAAAGAGCATAATGGCTGCAGCAATCGGTGCCTTCCCTTTGGCATAAGCTGTTTTTGCTTCTGTAGAAACATCTGCCCCACTAATTACGTCTAACTTTTCACTTGCTAATAACTCGATATCATCCCAATCGCCATGAATCAATAGAGCGTCACCTAGATTCAACTTAACGTCCTTTATATTAGAAACAATAAATCTTCCTTTTTTATTAATGGCTACTACGTTACAATGGTATTTTTCTCTAAAATGCAGCTCAGCAATAGTTTTATTTTGAAATTTAGAATGAGGGGGAATAAAAAACTCCAGTAGTCCGAATTTCTTAGAAACGAGTTCTTCTTGTAATATCTTATTATCTTTATTTTCATGTTCAAGATTATAGTCAGAAATAAACTGATTAACTACCTGTCCATCACCAAATAAAAGTAAACAATCATTTTCTTGCAGAATGGTGTTAGAGTTAGGGGTCAGTTGTTTTTGTCCCAATCCAATAAAACGTCCGTTTATTCTACGGTGAATTTCAACCACAGTGATTTTATATTTTTCAGAAAGTTTAATATCAGCTAAATTTTGACTCACAATATTAGAAGTGCTAGTAACACGAACATAATGAAGTTTATTCTGCAACTCATAAAAACTAATTAGTTCATTAGATGATAAAGAGGATTGTGCATTTTGTCGAGTTTGACGGTTCGGTAACAACTTGTTCCTTGTAACTAAAAGAAATAGCCCCCCAACAATTAATGCCACTAATCCTATCGGTGTAAAATCAAAAAAAGATAACGGTTCATAGTTGTATTCTAACAATACCTCACTAATGACGATATTAGGAGGTGTCCCAATTAAAGTCATCATCCCACCTAAACTGCTTGCAAACGCAAGTGGAATTAAAAATTGAGATGGGTTTGCTTTCATTTCCATACAAATACTTAAAACAACGGGCAACAAAACGGCAACAGTACCTGTATTACTTAAAAACCCACTAAAACCACCCACAACAATAATAATGATGATAAAAAGCTTCCACTGGCTTTCTCCAGCTAATCTAAGTAACTGTTTGCCAATTTGCTTGGCTAAACCTGTATTAAATATGCCCGCTCCAACAATAAATAAACTAGCGATCATAATGACAATAGAGTTAGAGAAACCTGCCAAAATTTCATTCGTGGTTAGGATGCCTGTTATAAATAATAACAATAGTGATCCTACCGCTACGATATCCGCTCTTATTTTACCACTTATAAAAAATAGGGTAGCGATGATTAATATAATAAAGGTTGAAAGCATATCTACTGACATATCTACACCCCTCTAAAATGATTCTATTCTAAACACTTAAATCAACTGAAAATGAATTAAGTAAATTATACCATTAGGTTTAAAATATAGTGTAATACTCGTCACACCACCATATCTCATTACTCATCTATAAAACATGCACTTTTGTATATATAAGAAGGAACGAGTGATCTTCATCCCGTCCCTTACACCATTACAATATTTTTCCTTAAACATTTTTATTTATTCTTGTTTGTTCCACTTCATAAGAAAAACTCTATCCCTGCTCTACCAACCAAAATCTAATACGTTCCCGGTTTCAGTCACTGTTTTTATATTACTAAGAATCATCCACCAATGCTGCTCCGCATTTTGATAAGCAGGGTGGTTAGCTGTCCACTGATCATTCACTAATGTCAATTTTGTACATTTACCAACCGACTCTAAGGTAAAAGTAACTCTTGACTCAAGTTCTTCATGATTGGCATGATAAGATGAACCTGGGTGTTCCATATAACTAAATACTTTATTAGGCTCAAATGCTAAGATCTTTCCATACACATGAACCGTTTCGTCCCCTTCCTTACCAGGTCCTACATACGCAAACGAATCTTCTTCTTTGAAAGTGGAATTTATCACACATCCAAAAAAAGTTTTGCGAGTGCCTTCCGGTGATACTAACGTATTCCATACCTGTTCTGGCTGAGCATCAATGTAAAATTCATATTTTAGATTATTCATGATCATCCTCTATCATTTTATTTGTTTAACTTTACTAAGACGATTATAATTGTTAATAAAATGAAAGTATTGTAAAAACACGACAAGTCCATTCTTATGATTAGAACTCCTAACCTATAAAAGAATAAAAAGGAGAACAAGAAATGCATTCTAATGTAACTAAAAAAAGTATGGGGGTTTTGAAGTTAAACGAGAGAGATAAAAATTATCTCCTCTCACGTTATACTCCCTCTGAAGAAACAAGTTTTTTCATAAAACACTTTTGGAGCGTTACCTGGGACTTAACCAATATAGAGCCATTTTGGCAGGATGTCATTCCGAATCCTTGCGTAAATTTAGTCATTGAAAAAAATAAAACCGGTATATTTGGTCCTGCAAAAATATGTTCTCTTATCCTGTAAAAGGAAAGGGGCGTGTTTTTGGAGTCAAGTTCAAACCGGGAGGATTTTATCCCTTTATTAAACAAACAATTTCTGAATTAACCGACCACCCTATGGACGTTCAAAATGTATTTACTATTGATTCTCAGACACTTGAGAAAGCTGTTCTGTCCCTTCATGATGAGGAAAAAATGGTTGCATACTTAGAAAATATGATTCGTGAAAAACTTCCTGAAAAAGATGAGAATGTAACATTTATAAATGAAATCATCAATGTAATTATTGAAGACCAAGAAATTACCAAAGTAGATCATGTTTGTGAACAGATCCAAATAAACAAAAGAAAGTTACAAAGAATGTTCCAACAATATGTAGGAGTCAGCCCAAAATGGGTAATTAAACTTTACCGCCTTCAAAATGCAGCTGAAATGATCGACCATAATTCAAATCATGACTGGTTAAAGTTGTCGATGGACCTTGGTTATTATGATCAATCCCACTTTATTAAAGATTTCAAAAACATCATTGGTAAAACACCGGACGAATATGCTCGCAAACATTCCAACACAATAAAATAGCGACCTCTAACTTTGAACTAGAAGCCGCACAATGATTTAGATTTACTTAAACTGATCTGGAAACTGTTTAATGATCCCTACTGAAAGAGTATCAGCCAATTTAATAATGTGATCTTCACCCTCATCGAAAGCTGCGATATCAGCTCCCCAATCCTTTTTCAACCTAGCAACCACTTCATCTCTTGTTAATTCTAAATGTACGTAAAGTAAATCCTGTAATTCTTCTTCTGACCAGTTTGGATTTGCCTTACTTAAAAAGCTGGCAATATCATCGGCATTTTTAAACCATGCCGTATTTTGTTTTTCGTATTCAACTTCATCTTCTCTTTTTGCTGCATCAATAATTTTACCAGCGATCAGAATATGATCTGTCAACAGTTTGGTTAGCTCTTTACCCGCTTCGTCCCCGTAGTAAGGTTTGATTGCATTACCGATGTCCACTTGATTTTGCAACAATCTCTCTAATGCTTTTTCTTTATCATCTAGGCCAGCAAGTTTGCTGATGATCACATTTCTTGTCCACCATGTGTGGTCGATCCAAAGTCTTCTAAGTTCAAATTTAAAATCTACAACTGCTTGACTATAACAATCCGGTTGAACATTTTCAGTTCTTTCCGCACTCGCATGTAAAGGTGCTGATAATATAGAACAAAAAATGACAATCATTATTATTTTGGAAATCATATTTACTTTGATCATTTGTATATTTCACTCCTTTTTAATGTCATGGAAATATCGTTTTCTTGTTTATTTTGGATCATTCCAGTTTTTTCATACTATATTTTTAAAAAACTAAAAACGCTTAGACAACATAACAGATGCCCAAGCGTTTTATTCATTTTTCTTATTTAAAATTCATGATTTTCAAGTCATTATCCACCTACTATAAAATCAAATACTTCTTGTAATTTAAAATAAATAAAAAGAAGAATACCCAAATTCAAAATGATTGCAAAAATGAACATTTTATTTAATTTACGTGTGTTTGATATTGAATCAACTAAAAACCTACAATCCATATAGTATTTATTGGGATTCGTTTTTATAATGTAAACATCAATTTGACTTGATAACTCACTTGATGGATCGTTCCAAAGGTTTTCACTTTGAAATGTATGTATTTGATCCTTAACAACTAGATACCCCTCCTATTTTTTCAGATTCTGTTCATACTCCAAACGCAGATGTAAGTTTAAAGTACATATAGATGAGTATTCCAAAAAAATCATAGGAATGATTGCACTTTTACCCATTTTAGGCATAGTTAATGCCGAATCTCCTAAGAACCTACAATCCATATAGTATTTTTTAGGATTATGTTCATCAATGTAAACATCAATTTGACTTGGTAAATCAATGGTTGAATGAATCCAAAGGTTTTCACTAGTAAATGTATGAGTTTGATTCGTCATTGGATTGTACCATTCTGCTTTTATTTTATAAGGTGATTGACCTGTGCTCGTGTTCCACGCTCCATAACCTTTTAGCTTAATACTATAGTTAATAAAAACTCCTTCTACATCTGCTTTAATACTTTTTCCATTGGTAAGGAAGTGGTTCATTTTCATTTTTTTTATCATTTTTAAGATCGATGGTGCAATGAAAATGACTACCCCAGCAACAATAAACATGGTGCCCGTTTTCATAAAGGATGATTGAATAGGGCCTTCTGCAAATTTAATAAATATTATTCCTAATAAAACAGACATACCCGCCATATACTTACTTAACAAAAAAACTCCCCCTAATTTAACACATCAAATTCATTATATCTTAAAACATAGAAATTAGAAGGAAGATGTTTACATATTATTATTTAATTTTACAATTTTCTACTTTATTTTTATTAAAATTATCTTTATATCACTTCTAAGCACATCAATAGATCATTTCCTTCAGAAGAAGATTAAATTTAAGACTAACTCGTAAATATCTGATGAGATTCTACTTCTGGTACTTTCTCAGCAATTTCTCTCCCGATTGGAAAACAAGCAGTGGCAGCAGGAGAAGGTGCATTACACACATGAATACTTCTTTTCCCACTAACTATATAAAAATCGTCCACCAACTTACCATTAGATTGTAATGCTTGGGCTCTAACTCCTGAAGGTGCAGGTTCCAAATCACCCTCCTGAATAGAAGGAATTAATTCTTGTAGACTTTTTACAAAAGCTTTTTTACTATAAGAGCGCCACATCTCTTTCGCCCCCTCCTGCCAATACTTTGCTGCCAGCTTCCAGAACCCTCTAAAACTCATTACTTCTGAGAAGTCTCTCAAATCGAAATCTGTTTTCCTATAACCTTCTCTTTTTAAGCTTAATACCGCATTGGGTCCCGCTTCTACCCCACCATTCATCATTCGAGTAAAATGAACGCCGAGAAATGGAAAATCTGGATTAGGTACAGGATAAATCAAATTTTTTACTAGGTAATGTTTCTCTGGTATTAATTCATAATATTCTCCACGAAAAGGAACAATTTGCAGGTCTGGTTTTAAACCTGTCATCTTTGTAAGTCGATCACTATGAAGACCCCCACAATTTACAACATAACTTGTATTAAACTCCTTCTCATTTGTAATGACTTCCACCTTTTGCTCATGTTCTAATATGTCTTTTACTTCTGTGTTTAACAACATTTCCGCACCATGATTTTTTAGCAATAAAACTAATGTTTCACATACTTGTTTATAATCAACTATTCCTGCTTGAGGCACTTTAATTGCCTGTAAACCTTCAACATAAGGTTCTTCTTCCTTTAATTGATCAGGTCCAATCATGATAATATCCAGTCCATTAGCTAATCCACGATTATATAGGTTTTTCATGATCGATAGCTCAGTTTCCTTCGTTGCCACAATCACTTTCCCACACGGATCATAGTCAATATCGTATCTTGCACAAAAGTCTTTCATTTGTTGGCTGCCTGTTTTTGCAAACCTTGCCTTTAAGCTCCCTGGTGTATAATAAATTCCTGAATGGATGACCCCACTATTATTCCCAGTTTGATGTTTTGCCCATTGATTTTCTTTTTCTATGACTCTTAATCTGGCATG
Proteins encoded in this window:
- the lhgO gene encoding L-2-hydroxyglutarate oxidase, which produces MDDITIIGGGIVGLSTAYALSERFPHARLRVIEKENQWAKHQTGNNSGVIHSGIYYTPGSLKARFAKTGSQQMKDFCARYDIDYDPCGKVIVATKETELSIMKNLYNRGLANGLDIIMIGPDQLKEEEPYVEGLQAIKVPQAGIVDYKQVCETLVLLLKNHGAEMLLNTEVKDILEHEQKVEVITNEKEFNTSYVVNCGGLHSDRLTKMTGLKPDLQIVPFRGEYYELIPEKHYLVKNLIYPVPNPDFPFLGVHFTRMMNGGVEAGPNAVLSLKREGYRKTDFDLRDFSEVMSFRGFWKLAAKYWQEGAKEMWRSYSKKAFVKSLQELIPSIQEGDLEPAPSGVRAQALQSNGKLVDDFYIVSGKRSIHVCNAPSPAATACFPIGREIAEKVPEVESHQIFTS
- a CDS encoding helix-turn-helix domain-containing protein; amino-acid sequence: MDVQNVFTIDSQTLEKAVLSLHDEEKMVAYLENMIREKLPEKDENVTFINEIINVIIEDQEITKVDHVCEQIQINKRKLQRMFQQYVGVSPKWVIKLYRLQNAAEMIDHNSNHDWLKLSMDLGYYDQSHFIKDFKNIIGKTPDEYARKHSNTIK
- a CDS encoding SRPBCC family protein, encoding MNNLKYEFYIDAQPEQVWNTLVSPEGTRKTFFGCVINSTFKEEDSFAYVGPGKEGDETVHVYGKILAFEPNKVFSYMEHPGSSYHANHEELESRVTFTLESVGKCTKLTLVNDQWTANHPAYQNAEQHWWMILSNIKTVTETGNVLDFGW
- a CDS encoding DUF6597 domain-containing transcriptional factor: MHSNVTKKSMGVLKLNERDKNYLLSRYTPSEETSFFIKHFWSVTWDLTNIEPFWQDVIPNPCVNLVIEKNKTGIFGPAKICSLIL
- a CDS encoding SLC13 family permease — protein: MSVDMLSTFIILIIATLFFISGKIRADIVAVGSLLLLFITGILTTNEILAGFSNSIVIMIASLFIVGAGIFNTGLAKQIGKQLLRLAGESQWKLFIIIIIVVGGFSGFLSNTGTVAVLLPVVLSICMEMKANPSQFLIPLAFASSLGGMMTLIGTPPNIVISEVLLEYNYEPLSFFDFTPIGLVALIVGGLFLLVTRNKLLPNRQTRQNAQSSLSSNELISFYELQNKLHYVRVTSTSNIVSQNLADIKLSEKYKITVVEIHRRINGRFIGLGQKQLTPNSNTILQENDCLLLFGDGQVVNQFISDYNLEHENKDNKILQEELVSKKFGLLEFFIPPHSKFQNKTIAELHFREKYHCNVVAINKKGRFIVSNIKDVKLNLGDALLIHGDWDDIELLASEKLDVISGADVSTEAKTAYAKGKAPIAAAIMLFMLSMMILELVPTVVAVMISAFLMIITGCIKSISEAYQQVNWEAVVLIAAMLPMATALEKTGGIEYISDGLLSTIGELGTYPLLIGFYLITMLLSQFISNTATAVIFAPIAITTGINLGVSPYPFLMAVAISASMAFATPVASPTNALVMTAGGYSFSDYVKVGVPLQLVLGIVMLIMIPLLFPF
- a CDS encoding glycosyltransferase — encoded protein: MIKVNMISKIIMIVIFCSILSAPLHASAERTENVQPDCYSQAVVDFKFELRRLWIDHTWWTRNVIISKLAGLDDKEKALERLLQNQVDIGNAIKPYYGDEAGKELTKLLTDHILIAGKIIDAAKREDEVEYEKQNTAWFKNADDIASFLSKANPNWSEEELQDLLYVHLELTRDEVVARLKKDWGADIAAFDEGEDHIIKLADTLSVGIIKQFPDQFK